In a single window of the Pseudomonas entomophila genome:
- the prlC gene encoding oligopeptidase A, whose protein sequence is MVPCFSCQGTRTVSANNPLLQPHDLPPFSAIRAEHVLPAIEQILADNRKAIAELLEKQGKNPTWAGLVLAMDELNDRLGAAWSPVSHLNAVCNSKELREAYESCLPALSAYSTELGQNRALFEAYEALAASPEAAGFDVAQKTIIDHALRDFRLSGIDLPADKQQRYAEVQSKLSELGSRFSNQLLDATQAWTKHVTDEAALAGLTDSAKAQMAAAAQAKGLDGWLITLEFPSYYAVMTYASDRALREELYAAYCTRASDQGPNAGQFDNGPVMEEILDLRQELAGLLGYKNFAELSLATKMAESSDQVLTFLRDLAKRSKPFAAQDLEQLKAYAAEQGTPELASWDAGYFGEKLREQRYSVSQETLRAYFPIDKVLTGLFAIVQRLYGIEIAELKGFDSWHPDVRLFEIKENGQHVGRFFFDLYARANKRGGAWMDGARDHRRTAAGALQSPVANLVCNFTPATPGKPALLTHDEVTTLFHEFGHGLHHLLTRIEHAGVSGINGVAWDAVELPSQFMENWCWEPEGLALISGHYETGEPLPQDLLDKMLAAKNFQSGMMMVRQLEFSLFDFELHATHGDGRGVLQVLEGVREEVSVMRPPAYNRFPNSFAHIFAGGYAAGYYSYKWAEVLSADAFSRFEEEGVLNAETGRAFREAILARGGSREPMVLFVDFRGREPSIDALLRHCGLSEDAAA, encoded by the coding sequence AACCGCAAGGCCATCGCCGAGTTACTCGAAAAGCAGGGCAAGAACCCGACCTGGGCCGGCCTGGTGCTGGCGATGGACGAGCTCAACGACCGCTTGGGCGCCGCCTGGAGCCCGGTCAGTCACCTCAACGCGGTGTGCAACAGCAAGGAGCTGCGCGAGGCTTACGAGTCGTGCCTGCCGGCCCTGAGTGCCTACTCCACCGAGCTGGGCCAGAACCGCGCCCTGTTCGAAGCGTATGAGGCCCTGGCCGCCAGCCCCGAGGCCGCCGGCTTCGACGTGGCGCAGAAGACCATCATCGACCACGCCCTGCGCGACTTCCGCCTGTCGGGCATCGACCTGCCGGCCGACAAGCAGCAGCGCTACGCCGAAGTGCAGAGCAAGCTCAGCGAGCTGGGCAGCCGCTTCTCCAACCAGCTGCTCGATGCCACCCAGGCCTGGACCAAGCACGTCACCGACGAGGCCGCCCTCGCCGGCCTGACCGACTCGGCCAAGGCGCAGATGGCCGCCGCCGCCCAGGCCAAGGGCCTCGACGGCTGGCTGATTACCCTGGAATTCCCCAGCTACTACGCGGTGATGACCTACGCCAGTGACCGCGCCCTGCGCGAAGAGCTGTACGCCGCTTACTGTACCCGCGCCTCCGACCAGGGCCCGAACGCTGGCCAGTTCGACAACGGCCCGGTGATGGAAGAGATCCTCGATCTGCGCCAGGAGCTGGCCGGGCTGCTGGGCTACAAGAACTTCGCCGAACTGAGCCTGGCCACCAAGATGGCCGAGTCCAGCGACCAGGTGCTGACGTTCCTGCGTGACCTGGCCAAGCGCAGCAAACCGTTCGCCGCCCAGGACCTGGAGCAGCTCAAGGCCTATGCCGCCGAGCAAGGCACCCCGGAGCTGGCCAGTTGGGACGCCGGCTACTTCGGCGAGAAGCTGCGCGAGCAGCGCTACAGCGTGTCGCAGGAAACCCTGCGTGCCTACTTCCCGATCGACAAGGTGCTGACCGGCCTGTTCGCCATCGTCCAGCGCCTGTACGGCATCGAAATCGCCGAGCTCAAAGGTTTCGACAGCTGGCACCCGGACGTGCGCCTGTTCGAGATCAAGGAAAACGGCCAGCATGTCGGCCGCTTCTTCTTCGACCTCTATGCCCGCGCCAACAAGCGTGGCGGTGCCTGGATGGACGGCGCCCGCGACCATCGCCGCACCGCCGCAGGCGCGCTGCAGAGCCCCGTGGCCAACCTGGTGTGCAACTTCACCCCGGCCACGCCCGGCAAGCCGGCGTTGCTGACCCACGATGAAGTCACCACGCTGTTCCACGAGTTCGGCCACGGCCTGCACCACCTGCTGACCCGCATCGAGCATGCCGGCGTGTCCGGCATCAACGGTGTGGCTTGGGACGCGGTGGAGCTTCCCAGCCAGTTCATGGAGAACTGGTGCTGGGAGCCGGAAGGTCTGGCGCTGATCTCCGGCCATTACGAGACCGGCGAGCCCCTGCCCCAGGACCTGCTGGACAAAATGCTGGCGGCGAAGAACTTCCAGTCCGGCATGATGATGGTGCGCCAGTTGGAGTTCTCGCTGTTCGACTTCGAGCTGCACGCCACTCATGGCGACGGCCGCGGCGTGCTGCAGGTGCTCGAAGGCGTGCGCGAAGAGGTCTCGGTGATGCGCCCGCCGGCCTACAACCGTTTCCCCAACAGCTTCGCGCACATCTTCGCCGGCGGTTATGCGGCGGGTTACTACAGTTACAAGTGGGCTGAAGTGCTGTCGGCCGACGCGTTCTCGCGTTTCGAGGAAGAAGGTGTGCTGAATGCCGAGACCGGCCGCGCCTTCCGCGAAGCCATCCTGGCCCGTGGCGGTTCCCGGGAGCCGATGGTGCTGTTCGTCGACTTCCGTGGCCGTGAGCCTTCCATCGATGCATTGCTGCGCCACTGCGGTCTCTCCGAGGACGCGGCGGCATGA
- a CDS encoding YheV family putative zinc ribbon protein — protein sequence MSEVAVSKTKRRFIAGAVCPACSEMDKLMMWNEDGVPHRECVACGFTDTLNEQGLSVPKELGTRVNHLEPKAAPAKVQTVQFFPNPKLKKPE from the coding sequence ATGAGCGAGGTAGCCGTGAGCAAGACCAAGCGACGCTTCATCGCCGGGGCCGTTTGCCCGGCATGCAGCGAGATGGACAAGCTGATGATGTGGAACGAGGACGGCGTACCGCACCGCGAGTGCGTGGCCTGCGGGTTCACTGACACCCTCAACGAACAGGGTTTGTCGGTACCCAAGGAGCTGGGTACCCGGGTCAACCACCTGGAACCGAAGGCGGCGCCGGCCAAGGTGCAGACCGTGCAGTTCTTCCCCAATCCGAAGTTGAAGAAGCCAGAGTAA
- a CDS encoding PA0069 family radical SAM protein, with the protein MKPAPLRGRGTACNPHNRFAPSVSVVEDDGWYQEAPLTQGTEVRIETAKTIIARNTSPDLPFDRSINPYRGCEHGCIYCYARPSHAYWDLSPGLDFETKLIAKTNAAEVLEQQLSKPGYVCAPINLGSNTDPYQPIEREQQLTRRLLEVLLRYRHPVTVVTKGSLILRDLDLLSELASRRLARVMISLTTLDDELKRTLEPRAAAPKARLRAIRVLREAGVPVGVLCSPMIPMINDSELERLLEAAKEAGAQSAAYMMLRLPLEVAPLFEQWLQDHYPQRAAHVLSLIRQSRGGELYDSRFGARMRGEGVFAELLAQRFRKAARRLGFEGREGLALDCSAFCPPGGQMALF; encoded by the coding sequence ATGAAACCAGCCCCGCTCCGTGGCCGCGGCACTGCCTGCAACCCCCACAACCGCTTCGCCCCGAGTGTTTCCGTGGTCGAGGACGATGGCTGGTATCAGGAAGCCCCACTCACCCAGGGCACCGAGGTGCGGATCGAGACGGCCAAGACCATCATCGCCCGCAATACTTCCCCCGACCTGCCCTTCGACCGCTCCATCAACCCCTACCGAGGCTGCGAGCATGGCTGCATCTACTGTTATGCCCGTCCGAGCCATGCCTACTGGGATCTCTCCCCCGGCCTGGACTTCGAGACCAAGCTGATCGCCAAGACCAACGCCGCCGAAGTGCTCGAGCAGCAGCTGAGCAAGCCTGGCTATGTCTGCGCGCCGATCAACCTCGGCTCCAATACCGACCCCTACCAGCCCATCGAACGCGAACAGCAGCTCACCCGACGTCTGCTCGAAGTGCTGCTGCGCTACCGCCACCCGGTCACCGTCGTCACCAAGGGTTCGCTGATACTGCGCGACCTTGACCTGTTGAGCGAACTGGCCAGCCGGCGCCTGGCACGGGTGATGATCAGCCTTACTACTCTCGACGACGAACTCAAGCGCACGCTGGAGCCGCGCGCGGCGGCGCCCAAGGCGCGTCTGCGGGCGATCCGGGTATTGCGCGAGGCGGGTGTGCCGGTGGGTGTGCTGTGTTCGCCGATGATCCCGATGATCAACGATAGTGAACTGGAGCGCTTGCTGGAGGCGGCCAAGGAGGCCGGCGCGCAGAGCGCCGCGTACATGATGCTGCGCCTGCCGCTGGAAGTGGCGCCGCTTTTCGAGCAGTGGTTACAGGACCACTATCCACAGCGCGCCGCCCATGTGCTGAGCCTGATTCGCCAGAGCCGCGGTGGTGAGTTGTACGACAGCCGGTTCGGTGCGCGGATGCGCGGTGAAGGGGTGTTCGCCGAATTGTTGGCGCAGCGCTTTCGCAAGGCGGCCAGGCGGCTGGGGTTTGAAGGGCGGGAGGGGTTGGCGCTGGATTGCAGCGCATTCTGCCCGCCAGGCGGGCAGATGGCGTTGTTTTGA
- a CDS encoding S8 family serine peptidase yields MASLTSGGIRPGEMQLDPNARPNSHLSKFYLDQPSTSSFDFSLRNAVTLNGLSAMTTRNTYVDPLLLDLGGEGVRMTDLSDAVLFDTDHSGTLKRSAWADRKTGMLVIDDGSGQVKDVSQMFSEYYKGKAGVNGAAGEARFKDGFAALASEDGNGDGVIDARDPIWNQLRVWVDASHDARVDGGELKTLAELGITRINVRAAGTPGETRDGSRVLARGSFTIGGASREALAVDFLGDPVSSTTTRQGDGIRVVSSSDGATTIAYSSTSNQGEQLDATTLRVNNLYGGSGNDQLTAAASGSWLVGGAGSNTYIGGAGDDVFVISASDNPQNIHGNGGRDTALIVGDQGVELNMAKAGLTIAQGGRGDDVIRSGGGAGVFIKGGEGNATLIGGAGNDVLVGGSGHNTLIGGSGKAVIYAGPNGDLIYASAGGSIIHAGGGNDVIHGGAADDVIEVGHGNAQIDGGGGTNLVTLHGKYSEYRITHTSNGYQVADNVTGRDGTVQLRNIQKLNFADISAVDLSNPNAMPVADVLRLDKDGQRFDRQRTHLIAAASLLANDLLLDSKGGLRIDNVGDATGGSVSLTAQGDVLFTPLAGYTGMMGFKYGIIDAQGNKSASVVDLGSGQTAPMRASVTLLDAGMPNDPLAAQQWYLSDTNVLPVWHDYTGKGVRIAMFEPGGEFATAPEIFDIQHPDLAANVDQAWLKTQRDKGMLPELASNHATMVAGVMVAGRNDQGGVGVAYDAKLSGFYLANKGDDLTGLGNMVNYDVANHSWGFQHDFAIGNLQNGAIDTASALAANARYAAHNGRGGLGTVIVTAGGNQRAHGGSAQGSLTNNNRFSIEVGAINAHGDLSTLQIGSTPFSNPGASLLVSAPGSNVLSTSRLVETERGSTFGNDYTSMQGTSFAAPIVSGVAALMLEANPNLGYRDVQQILALSARRVNDSATRWDDNGARNWNGGGMHTSHDYGFGEVDARAAVRLAESWMTRSTGADESVFSASSGALGKTLAGGASLSSSVQMDAGLNVEHVEIDLDASVGRLGDLTVTLVSPDGTRSILLDRTGKVPQGMAGASDADMGSTRSGAFKYSFMSTRDWGERSAGTWTLEVKDASNGQPVTLNNWALRLYGSKAGADDTYFYTDEYLKAVQGQASRGVLDDAGNGTAGGRNTLNAAAVSGDVQVNLATGVASIGGAALTLRNPNGVHNLISGDGNDTLVAGNADALLDGGRGNNSLTGGSGKDYFVVHRREGGQDTVHSFEAAKGEVIDLVGFTGKTFADLTLQQQGADVRVDLGNGQHILLSGQSLGNISAANFQFQDRFVAPANYVDSSRPTVDTGTVAGTVVLNGGGQGVSFSSGADGQLVAALAGKVYSHDSATSDRFVISHQLNASDYHNALRGFRHGIDKIDLSQVGVTRFEELSIVQKNRGTINGLSQIHGVELSTNVLRGAAQPVNLAYLDAIEVAQLDAGDFIFASAHLPVETGQPALPGIDLSLPDRVKPIEIPDRLTPIIERPDIKIPDVRVPDFSIPDHRIPDLNDLLNRGTDDWRKRFDDHPSVPTRPVEIPDIRPTPIEIPEVRIPDRPAVDLRPSTDIDSILEEARRRREQIMAESDRRMEEMRKRFDDHPSVPTRPVEIPDIRPTPIEIPEIKIPDRTELDLHPSTDSGSLYEESKRRFEERKRERIERDSVTLPDIKPTVIDHRDFEVKVPDIDTSSDFKRPKPADTTPATRPVASTAPAQAYQLIAAGQAWSAGSLGGLFGQALKDPAPVYQVSLADGSPLPAWMSFDPAQASLTGTPLAGLNAIYDIKVNAGSEASAVLHLMVQPTLLTVPTFDSVTLADDQYAVNLSNSFTKVTANGGRHLALLGNGTTATLLGKEDQQVFATGSGAEVTLGDGNNTVKGGVDKLVAGHGDNLVETTASFSNFTLGNGQNTVKGRIDKLVVGNGDNHIESSGSSAKITLGNGHNTVKGEVGNLQVGDGNNQIESSGSFAEITLGNGRNSVKGAVRKLVVGDGDNHIESSSSFADITLGKGHNDLVVTGSMSNVKVGEGRTEVAFKGNMSTLTFGKPVLPEQLWFQHQGDDLLISHIGSEQQVTLDDWYASSPARAGNIVAGNGQRLSDRDVEQLVQAMAAFAPPGAAATSFDAAQAQALQPVLAANWR; encoded by the coding sequence ATGGCCAGCCTGACCTCCGGCGGCATCCGTCCTGGCGAAATGCAACTGGACCCGAACGCCCGCCCCAACAGCCACCTGTCGAAGTTCTACCTCGACCAGCCAAGCACCAGCAGTTTCGATTTCAGCCTGCGCAACGCGGTAACCCTCAACGGCCTGTCGGCCATGACCACCCGCAACACCTACGTCGACCCACTGCTGCTCGACCTGGGCGGCGAAGGGGTGCGCATGACCGACCTGAGCGATGCGGTGCTGTTCGACACCGACCACAGCGGCACGCTCAAGCGCAGCGCCTGGGCCGACCGCAAGACCGGCATGCTGGTGATCGACGACGGCAGCGGCCAGGTCAAGGACGTCAGCCAGATGTTCTCCGAGTACTACAAGGGCAAGGCCGGCGTGAACGGTGCGGCCGGCGAGGCCCGTTTCAAGGACGGCTTCGCCGCGCTGGCCAGCGAGGATGGCAACGGCGATGGCGTCATCGATGCCCGTGACCCGATCTGGAACCAGCTGCGTGTGTGGGTGGATGCCAGCCATGACGCCCGTGTCGACGGCGGTGAGCTGAAGACCCTGGCCGAACTGGGCATCACCCGGATCAACGTGCGTGCTGCCGGCACGCCGGGCGAGACCCGCGATGGCAGCCGTGTGCTGGCCCGGGGTTCGTTCACGATCGGCGGCGCCAGCCGGGAAGCGCTGGCCGTGGACTTCCTGGGTGACCCGGTAAGCAGCACCACCACCCGCCAGGGCGACGGTATCCGTGTGGTCTCCAGCAGCGACGGCGCCACCACCATCGCCTACAGCAGCACCAGCAACCAGGGCGAACAGCTGGACGCCACGACCCTTAGGGTGAACAACCTGTATGGCGGCAGCGGCAACGACCAACTCACCGCGGCGGCCAGCGGCAGCTGGCTGGTCGGCGGTGCTGGCAGCAATACCTACATCGGCGGTGCCGGCGACGATGTCTTCGTCATCAGCGCCAGCGACAACCCACAGAACATCCACGGCAACGGTGGCCGCGACACGGCGCTGATCGTCGGTGACCAGGGCGTGGAGCTGAACATGGCCAAGGCCGGGCTGACCATTGCCCAGGGCGGTCGCGGCGACGATGTGATCCGCAGCGGCGGCGGTGCCGGCGTATTCATCAAGGGCGGGGAGGGCAATGCCACCCTGATCGGCGGCGCGGGCAACGATGTGCTGGTCGGTGGCAGCGGCCACAACACGCTCATCGGCGGCAGCGGCAAGGCGGTGATCTATGCCGGGCCCAATGGCGACCTGATCTACGCTTCCGCAGGCGGTAGCATCATCCACGCCGGTGGCGGCAACGATGTCATCCACGGCGGTGCGGCTGACGATGTGATCGAGGTTGGTCACGGCAACGCGCAGATCGACGGCGGCGGCGGCACCAACCTGGTCACCCTGCACGGCAAGTACAGTGAATACCGCATCACCCACACCAGCAACGGCTACCAGGTAGCCGACAACGTGACCGGTCGCGATGGCACCGTGCAACTGCGCAATATCCAGAAGCTCAACTTCGCCGATATTTCCGCCGTCGACCTGTCCAACCCCAACGCCATGCCGGTGGCCGATGTGCTGCGCCTGGACAAGGACGGCCAACGTTTCGACCGCCAGCGCACGCACCTGATCGCCGCCGCCAGCCTGCTGGCCAACGACCTGCTGCTCGACAGCAAGGGCGGCCTGCGCATCGACAACGTCGGCGACGCCACCGGTGGTTCGGTCAGCCTCACCGCCCAAGGTGACGTGCTGTTCACCCCACTGGCCGGCTACACCGGCATGATGGGCTTCAAGTACGGCATCATCGACGCCCAGGGCAACAAGTCGGCCTCGGTGGTCGACCTGGGCAGCGGCCAGACCGCCCCCATGCGCGCCAGCGTGACCCTGCTCGATGCCGGCATGCCAAACGACCCGCTGGCCGCGCAGCAGTGGTACCTGAGCGACACCAACGTGCTGCCGGTGTGGCATGACTACACCGGCAAGGGCGTGCGCATCGCCATGTTCGAGCCCGGTGGCGAATTCGCCACGGCGCCGGAAATCTTCGACATCCAGCACCCGGACCTGGCCGCCAACGTCGACCAGGCCTGGCTCAAGACCCAGCGCGACAAGGGCATGCTACCGGAACTGGCCTCCAACCACGCGACCATGGTCGCCGGGGTGATGGTGGCCGGGCGCAACGACCAGGGCGGCGTGGGCGTGGCCTATGACGCCAAGCTCAGCGGCTTCTACCTGGCCAACAAGGGCGACGACCTGACCGGCCTGGGCAACATGGTCAACTACGATGTCGCCAACCACAGCTGGGGCTTCCAGCACGACTTCGCCATCGGCAACCTGCAGAACGGCGCCATCGACACCGCCAGCGCCCTGGCGGCCAACGCCCGCTATGCCGCGCACAACGGTCGCGGCGGCCTTGGCACTGTGATCGTCACCGCAGGCGGCAACCAGCGCGCCCACGGCGGCAGCGCCCAGGGTTCGCTGACCAATAACAACCGCTTCTCGATCGAAGTAGGGGCGATCAACGCCCATGGCGACCTGTCGACCCTGCAGATCGGCTCGACGCCGTTCTCCAACCCCGGCGCCAGCCTGCTGGTCTCGGCCCCGGGCAGCAATGTGCTGTCCACCAGCCGCCTGGTGGAGACCGAGCGCGGCTCGACCTTCGGCAACGACTACACCAGCATGCAAGGCACCAGCTTCGCCGCGCCGATCGTCTCCGGCGTGGCCGCACTGATGCTCGAAGCCAACCCCAACCTGGGCTACCGCGACGTGCAGCAGATCCTTGCGCTGTCGGCCCGCCGAGTCAACGACAGTGCCACCCGCTGGGATGACAACGGCGCGCGCAACTGGAACGGCGGCGGCATGCACACCAGCCACGACTACGGTTTCGGCGAAGTGGACGCCCGCGCCGCCGTGCGCCTGGCCGAAAGCTGGATGACCCGCAGCACCGGCGCCGACGAAAGCGTGTTCAGCGCCAGCAGCGGTGCCTTGGGCAAGACCCTGGCCGGCGGCGCCAGCCTGAGCAGTTCGGTGCAGATGGATGCCGGGCTCAACGTCGAGCACGTGGAGATCGACCTGGACGCCAGCGTCGGCCGCCTCGGCGACCTGACCGTCACCCTGGTTTCGCCCGACGGCACCCGCAGCATCCTGCTCGACCGCACCGGCAAGGTGCCGCAGGGGATGGCCGGCGCCAGCGACGCCGACATGGGCAGCACGCGCTCCGGGGCCTTCAAGTACAGCTTCATGAGCACCCGCGACTGGGGCGAACGCTCGGCCGGCACCTGGACCCTCGAGGTCAAGGACGCCAGCAACGGCCAGCCGGTGACCCTCAACAACTGGGCCCTGCGCCTGTATGGCAGCAAGGCCGGCGCAGACGACACCTACTTCTACACCGACGAGTACCTCAAGGCGGTGCAGGGCCAGGCCAGCCGTGGCGTGCTGGATGACGCCGGCAACGGCACCGCGGGCGGGCGCAACACCCTCAACGCCGCGGCGGTCAGCGGCGATGTCCAGGTCAACCTGGCCACCGGCGTGGCCAGCATCGGCGGCGCGGCGCTGACCTTGCGCAACCCGAACGGCGTGCACAATCTCATCAGTGGTGACGGCAACGACACCCTGGTGGCCGGCAACGCCGATGCCCTGCTCGATGGCGGCCGAGGCAACAACAGCCTGACCGGCGGCAGCGGCAAGGACTACTTCGTGGTCCATCGCCGCGAGGGCGGCCAGGACACCGTGCACAGCTTCGAAGCGGCGAAAGGGGAGGTCATCGACCTGGTCGGCTTCACCGGCAAGACCTTCGCCGACCTGACCCTGCAGCAGCAGGGCGCGGATGTCCGCGTCGACCTGGGCAACGGCCAGCACATCCTGCTGAGCGGGCAATCGCTGGGCAACATCAGCGCGGCGAACTTCCAGTTCCAGGACCGCTTCGTGGCCCCGGCCAACTATGTCGACAGCAGCCGACCGACCGTGGACACCGGCACCGTCGCCGGCACCGTGGTGCTCAACGGCGGTGGCCAGGGCGTCAGCTTCAGCAGCGGCGCCGACGGCCAACTGGTCGCCGCGCTGGCCGGCAAGGTGTACAGCCACGACAGCGCCACCTCGGACCGCTTCGTCATCAGCCACCAGCTCAACGCCAGTGACTACCACAATGCCTTGCGCGGCTTCCGTCATGGCATCGACAAGATCGACCTGAGCCAGGTCGGCGTCACCCGTTTCGAAGAGCTGAGCATCGTCCAGAAGAACCGCGGCACCATCAATGGCCTGTCGCAGATCCATGGCGTGGAACTGAGCACCAACGTGCTGCGTGGCGCGGCTCAGCCGGTCAACCTGGCCTACCTCGACGCCATCGAAGTGGCCCAGCTCGATGCCGGCGACTTCATCTTCGCCAGCGCCCACCTGCCGGTGGAGACCGGCCAACCCGCGCTGCCGGGGATCGACCTGTCGCTGCCGGACCGGGTCAAGCCCATCGAGATCCCCGACCGGCTCACGCCGATCATCGAGCGGCCTGATATCAAGATCCCCGATGTCCGGGTTCCGGACTTCAGCATTCCGGATCACCGGATCCCGGATCTGAACGACCTGCTCAATCGCGGCACGGACGACTGGCGCAAGCGCTTCGATGACCACCCGAGCGTACCGACCCGGCCGGTCGAGATCCCTGACATCCGGCCAACGCCCATCGAAATCCCGGAGGTCAGAATCCCTGACCGACCAGCGGTCGACCTGCGCCCAAGCACCGATATCGACTCGATCCTCGAAGAAGCGAGGCGCCGGCGCGAGCAGATCATGGCGGAAAGCGACCGCCGCATGGAGGAGATGCGCAAGCGCTTCGATGACCATCCGAGCGTACCGACCCGGCCTGTCGAGATCCCTGACATCCGGCCAACGCCCATCGAAATCCCGGAGATCAAAATCCCTGACCGAACGGAGCTCGACCTGCACCCAAGCACCGATTCCGGCTCGCTCTACGAAGAATCGAAGCGCCGTTTCGAGGAACGCAAGCGCGAGCGGATCGAGCGTGATTCGGTGACACTGCCGGACATCAAGCCGACAGTCATCGACCACCGCGACTTCGAGGTCAAGGTGCCGGACATCGACACAAGCAGCGATTTCAAGCGTCCCAAGCCAGCCGACACCACGCCTGCAACACGCCCAGTGGCCAGTACCGCGCCGGCCCAGGCCTACCAGCTGATTGCTGCGGGCCAGGCCTGGAGCGCCGGTTCGCTGGGTGGGCTGTTCGGTCAGGCATTGAAGGATCCGGCACCCGTCTACCAGGTCAGCCTGGCCGACGGCTCGCCACTGCCCGCCTGGATGAGCTTCGATCCCGCCCAGGCTTCGCTGACGGGGACACCGTTGGCCGGCCTGAACGCGATCTACGACATCAAGGTCAATGCCGGCAGCGAAGCCAGCGCCGTGTTGCACCTGATGGTCCAGCCGACGCTGCTGACCGTGCCGACGTTCGACAGCGTGACCCTGGCCGACGACCAGTACGCGGTGAACCTGAGCAACTCGTTCACCAAGGTGACCGCCAACGGCGGGCGCCATCTGGCGCTGCTGGGCAACGGCACCACGGCCACCTTGCTGGGTAAGGAAGACCAGCAGGTCTTCGCCACAGGCTCCGGGGCCGAGGTGACCTTGGGCGACGGCAACAACACGGTCAAGGGCGGCGTCGACAAGCTGGTGGCCGGCCATGGCGACAACCTCGTCGAAACCACGGCCTCGTTCTCCAACTTCACGCTGGGCAATGGCCAGAACACCGTCAAGGGCAGGATCGACAAGCTGGTGGTCGGCAATGGCGACAACCACATCGAAAGCTCGGGCTCGTCCGCCAAGATCACGCTGGGCAACGGCCACAACACCGTCAAAGGCGAGGTCGGCAATCTGCAGGTCGGTGATGGCAACAACCAGATCGAAAGTTCGGGTTCGTTCGCCGAGATCACACTGGGTAACGGCCGCAACAGCGTCAAAGGCGCGGTGCGCAAACTGGTGGTCGGCGATGGCGACAACCACATCGAGTCATCCTCCTCGTTTGCCGACATCACCTTGGGCAAGGGCCACAACGACCTGGTCGTCACAGGCAGCATGAGCAACGTGAAGGTCGGCGAGGGCCGTACCGAAGTCGCGTTCAAAGGCAACATGAGCACCCTGACCTTCGGCAAGCCCGTGTTGCCCGAACAGCTGTGGTTCCAGCACCAGGGCGATGACCTGCTGATCAGCCATATCGGCAGTGAACAGCAGGTCACCCTGGATGACTGGTACGCCAGCTCGCCTGCCCGGGCCGGCAACATTGTTGCCGGTAACGGCCAGCGCCTGTCGGACCGCGATGTCGAGCAACTGGTCCAGGCCATGGCGGCGTTCGCACCGCCCGGCGCGGCAGCCACCAGCTTTGACGCGGCGCAGGCGCAAGCCTTGCAGCCGGTGCTCGCTGCCAACTGGCGCTAA